The Halococcus salifodinae DSM 8989 genomic interval TCGTGATCCTGTAGCCATTCCGCGACAGCCAGTGCGTTCTCGCTGTGGCGCTCCATCCGCAGTGGCAGCGTCTCTATCCCCTGTAACGTTTGCCAAGCGTCGAACGGAGCCTGCTGGTTGCCCAAATCGCGCATTCCACGGGCGATCGCAGCA includes:
- a CDS encoding PLP-dependent transferase; this translates as MRDLGNQQAPFDAWQTLQGIETLPLRMERHSENALAVAEWLQDH